Below is a window of Halobaculum lipolyticum DNA.
TCGCCGCGACGGCGAGGTGTGTGGCGTCGCCGCCGTCGACGGCCGGGTCGTCGACCGCGAACGCGACGGGGTGCCAGACGACGTTGTCGACGTTGTCGCTGCCGGCGACGTCGGACTCGTAGTCCGGGTGGTCGTCGAGCCACGCCTCGAACTCCGCGCGCGTGCCGACGTGGACGCGCAGCAGCGACGCGAACAGCGCGTCGCGGACGGTCTCTATCACGTCGCCGGTGACGCGTTCGTCGTACTCCGCGCGGTCGAACTCCATCGCCTTCGTCGCCTCCCGGACGGCGACTTTCGCCGCGGGCACGAGTTCGTCGTACTCGGCGCGGGCCTCGGCGGCCGTCGCCGGCGCCAGCGTCCCTTCGGTGTCCATACCCCGCGGTCCGGGCGTGCGAGCCAAGAGTCGTTCCCTTCGGGAACGGCCCCGGCGGGGGCAGTTG
It encodes the following:
- a CDS encoding DUF5809 family protein is translated as MDTEGTLAPATAAEARAEYDELVPAAKVAVREATKAMEFDRAEYDERVTGDVIETVRDALFASLLRVHVGTRAEFEAWLDDHPDYESDVAGSDNVDNVVWHPVAFAVDDPAVDGGDATHLAVAATWQAEREAALGTLRRRAFGRVYRGVVSDSDGEGDDDAAGDAAAASGGPDASDAPDEP